In the genome of Raphanus sativus cultivar WK10039 chromosome 4, ASM80110v3, whole genome shotgun sequence, one region contains:
- the LOC108853531 gene encoding probable glucomannan 4-beta-mannosyltransferase 1 yields MSPFLKPFLFLYDSTLSLLLLLFNGWSLEEAAAAHERLQADNNVAESEWMQIQYLWRKTRSIVLLPIFKGLVIMCLVLSIIVFFESFYMNIVILFGKLLRRKPEKLYKWEAMQEDVEAGSENYPMVLVQIPMYNEKEVFQISIAAVCSLLWPSSRLVIQVVDDSTDPVVREGVDIEIAKWQSQGINIRCERRDNRNGYKAGAMKEALTHNYVKQCEFVAVFDADFQPEPDYLARTVPFLVHNPDVALVQARWIFVNANKCLMTRMQEMSLNYHFKVEQESGFTRHAFFGFNGTAGVWRISAMDAAGGWKSRTTVEDMDLAVRVGLHGWKFVYLNDLTVRNELPSKFKAYRFQQHRWSCGPANLFRKMTMEIIYNKRVSIWKKFYVIYSFFFVRKVAVHFLTFFFYCIIVPTSVFFPEIHIPSWSTIYVPSMITIFHTMATPRSFYLVIIWILFENVMAMHRTKGTWIGLLEGGRVNEWVVTEKLGDALKNKLLSKVVQKNSCYERVNSKEVMVGIYILGCALYGVINGHTWLHFYLFLQATAFFVSGFGYIGT; encoded by the exons ATGTCTCCATTTCTGAAGCCCTTCCTCTTCCTATACGACTCCACTCTTAGCCTCCTCTTGCTTCtt TTCAATGGATGGAGCCTTGAAGAAGCAGCAGCTGCCCACGAGAGGCTTCAAGCAGACAACAATGTTGCAGAGTCTGAATGGATGCAAATCCAATATTTGTGGAGAAAAACGAGAAGTATTGTGCTTCTTCCCATTTTCAAGGGTTTGGTGATTATGTGTTTGGTTTTATCCATCATAGTGTTCTTCGAGAGTTTTTACATGAACATTGTAATACTCTTCGGCAAGTTATTAAGACGTAAACCCGAGAAACTGTACAAATGGGAGGCCATGCAAGAAGATGTCGAGGCTGGATCCGAAAACTACCCAATGGTTCTTGTCCAAATACCAATGTACAATGAGAaagag GTCTTTCAAATATCTATAGCGGCAGTGTGCAGTTTATTATGGCCATCGAGCCGTCTAGTAATTCAAGTTGTAGATGATTCCACGGACCCGGTCGTAAGG GAAGGTGTGGACATAGAAATTGCAAAATGGCAAAGCCAAGGCATAAACATAAGGTGTGAAAGAAGAGATAACAGGAATGGCTACAAAGCTGGAGCTATGAAAGAAGCTCTTACGCATAACTACGTCAAGCAATGCGAGTTTGTGGCCGTCTTCGATGCTGATTTCCAACCCGAGCCTGATTACCTCGCCCGCACCGTCCCGTTTCTCGTCCACAACCCTGATGTTGCTCTCGTTCAAGCCCGATGGATATTTG TGAACGCGAATAAATGCTTAATGACGAGGATGCAAGAGATGTCCCTCAACTACCATTTCAAGGTGGAACAAGAATCAGGGTTTACTAGACATGCTTTCTTCGGTTTTAATG gAACCGCGGGTGTATGGAGAATATCGGCAATGGACGCAGCGGGAGGATGGAAATCAAGGACAACTGTAGAAGACATGGACTTGGCCGTTCGTGTTGGCCTTCATGGCTGGAAATTTGTCTACCTTAACGACCTCACG GTGAGGAACGAGCTTCCAAGCAAATTCAAGGCCTACAGATTCCAACAACATAGGTGGTCCTGTGGACCGGCGAATCTATTCAGGAAAATGACGATGGAGATCATTTACAACAAG AGAGTATCAATATGGAAGAAGTTCTATGTGATCTACAGTTTTTTCTTCGTAAGGAAGGTGGCAGTACACTTCTTGACATTCTTCTTCTACTGTATAATTGTACCAACAAGTGTCTTCTTCCCTGAAATCCACATTCCATCTTGGTCTACCATCTATGTTCCCTCTATGATCACTATCTTCCACACCATGGCAACTCCAAG ATCCTTTTACCTCGTTATAATCTGGATCTTGTTCGAGAATGTGATGGCTATGCATCGAACCAAAGGAACTTGGATTGGCCTACTTGAAGGAGGACGAGTAAACGAATGGGTTGTGACTGAGAAATTAGGAGATGCTTTGAAGAATAAGTTGCTATCTAAGGTCGTCcaaaaaaattcttgttatgAAAG AGTGAATTCAAAGGAAGTGATGGTCGGCATATACATACTAGGATGTGCATTATATGGTGTGATTAATGGCCACACATGGTTACATTTCTATCTTTTTCTTCAGGCCACTGCCTTTTTTGTCTCTGGTTTTGGTTATATCGGAACCTAA
- the LOC130511478 gene encoding bifunctional adenosine 5'-phosphosulfate phosphorylase/adenylylsulfatase HINT4-like, which translates to MSEQTSSVLSFEIEIQFSDLISNSKSRYVRNLEGREMAGTNQFCIFCQIIRNPTTNTRLLHADEKVVAFQDIKPAAQRHYLVM; encoded by the exons atgTCTGAACAAACTTCCTCAGTTCTCAGCTTTGAAATCGAAATCCAGTTTTCGGATTTGATAAGCAATTCGAAATCTCGATACGTAAGAAATTTAGAGGGAAGAGAAATGGCGGGAACGAATCAGTTTTGTATATTCTGTCAGATCATACGCAATCCAACCACCAACACTCGTCTCCTTCACGCC GATGAGAAGGTGGTCGCGTTTCAAGACATCAAGCCCGCCGCTCAGAg GCACTACCTGGTCATGTAG
- the LOC130511088 gene encoding putative 57 kDa heat shock protein — MAAVPLTPLPQSPDLEGFSNPFLLTGPKGFEEFITFPGNDDTFVRLDLPGVPEECVRVVLSRSKKAVIVYGEAHKVHSHDSSPRSYLNIIRTICTCCDFSSFTYQMADGVIRLLLSKTSTDPSCIPVLDVCYGEGKVYESKQLENGSLYVRLDMPGVPRDNFAVTVANGRVKVTGQAPSVSYDSDGRFYSAGVAMLSAPVNIPSRRIKTIAKNGVIRLLIPPL, encoded by the exons ATGGCCGCCGTCCCTCTAACTCCCCTCCCTCAGTCTCCCGATCTCG AAGGGTTTTCAAACCCGTTTCTGTTGACTGGGCCGAAAGGGTTTGAGGAGTTCATTACGTTTCCTGGGAACGATGATACTTTCGTGAGGCTTGACCTTCCCGGCGTCCCAGAAGAGTGTGTGAGGGTTGTCCTCAGCAGGTCGAAGAAAGCTGTGATCGTCTACGGAGAAGCACACAAGGTCCACTCACACGACTCCTCTCCCCGGAGTTACCTCAACATCATCAGAACCATCTGCACTTGCTGTGACTTCTCCAGTTTCACCTACCAAATGGCCGACGGCGTTATCAGACTTCTCCTCTCCAAGACTAGCACCGATCCCTCCTGCATCC CGGTTCTTGATGTCTGTTACGGAGAAg GTAAGGTGTACGAGTCGAAGCAGCTCGAAAACGGCAGTCTCTACGTGCGTTTAGACATGCCTGGCGTTCCTAGAGACAACTTTGCCGTCACTGtcgctaacgggagagtgaagGTGACTGGTCAAGCTCCTTCCGTTAGCTACGACTCAGATGGTCGGTTCTACTCTGCTGGCGTGGCTATGCTCTCCGCTCCTGTCAACATTCCTAGCCGTCGGATCAAAACCATCGCCAAGAACGGTGTGATTCGCCTCCTCATCCCTCCTCTTTGA
- the LOC108834563 gene encoding putative 57 kDa heat shock protein has translation MPVMNIGPVPQSHDGFYATNNPYQVNGPKGFTEFKLMEENEDLYARLDFPGVTKESVRILVEPMKKAVFVFGDAPKEFRHDSSHRKYGAATGLICDCCEISNIRCYVGDGVVRLVLSKKKINRHVPSSCSFGGATLPNVPFLGHIIHGYNPEVAGGHPLAHLRGHNPEGRLGTNPLDPAFTGPVTLPHPSVLEGSTSAYESKHLPNGGLFLRIDMPGVPSDRFTATMESDGGITVSGQAPTSMHDSSGREYRGKVAVVPLGYDNRRIKVIAKHGVIRLIIMVVPLTVAPPSSDGFYAVNNPFLVSGPKGFTEFKMLENEDMFIRIDFPGVPQDSIKVRIDPTKKAVSIDAVAPKEHKHDSSARIYGSTTGLVCRCCEISGMVSHMSDGVLRLHLSKTHAPSPSPSCISFLGGPDREDRCSTGPHKFPHGTDPHDPALTGPLLERHPCVNIGSDMAYEWKILPNGGLYVRVDMPGVPKDRFTVSVVNGRVTVTGDAPAVSLDYGGRFYSGEVATLDSNVSIPGRKIKTIAKNGVIRLIIPPI, from the exons ATGCCGGTCATGAACATCGGTCCCGTCCCTCAATCTCATG ATGGGTTTTACGCAACGAATAATCCGTATCAGGTGAACGGGCCGAAAGGGTTTACTGAGTTCAAGCTCATGGAAGAGAACGAGGATCTGTACGCGAGGCTCGATTTCCCTGGAGTAACCAAAGAAAGTGTGAGAATCCTAGTGGAGCCAATGAAGAAGGCTGTTTTTGTGTTCGGAGACGCACCGAAAGAGTTCAGACACGATTCTTCTCACCGCAAATACGGAGCCGCCACGGGACTTATCTGCGATTGTTGTGAGATCAGTAACATTCGGTGTTATGTTGGAGATGGTGTCGTCAGGCTCGTTCTCTCCAAGAAGAAGATCAATCGTCATGTCCCTTCCTCCTGTTCTT TTGGAGGTGCCACATTGCCTAATGTTCCTTTCCTTG GTCACATAATTCATGGGTATAACCCAGAAG TTGCAGGCGGCCATCCCCTTG CTCATCTTCGTGGACATAACCCAGAag GTCGCCTTGGCACTAACCCTCTTG ATCCGGCGTTTACAGGTCCGGTCACACTACCCCACCCTTCAGTGTTGGAGGGATCCACGAGTGCGTACGAATCAAAGCATCTCCCAAACGGCGGTCTCTTCCTGCGTATTGACATGCCCGGCGTCCCCAGCGATCGTTTCACGGCGACGATGGAAAGTGACGGTGGCATCACTGTCAGCGGACAAGCTCCTACATCTATGCATGATTCGAGTGGGCGTGAGTACAGAGGCAAGGTCGCCGTCGTTCCTCTAGGGTATGACAACCGTCGGATCAAAGTAATCGCCAAACATGGTGTCATCCGCCTTATT ATAATGGTGGTCCCTCTTACCGTTGCTCCTCCATCTAGCG ATGGGTTTTACGCTGTTAACAACCCGTTTCTGGTAAGTGGACCAAAAGGGTTCACAGAGTTCAAGATGCTTGAGAACGAGGACATGTTCATCCGGATTGACTTCCCCGGTGTTCCACAAGACAGCATAAAGGTTAGGATCGACCCGACCAAGAAAGCTGTGTCTATCGACGCCGTCGCACCGAAAGAGCACAAACATGACTCTTCTGCTCGGATCTACGGCTCCACTACTGGTCTCGTCTGTAGATGCTGCGAGATCTCCGGCATGGTCTCACACATGTCGGACGGTGTTCTCAGGCTTCACCTCTCCAAGACCCACGCCCCATCACCAAGCCCTTCATGCATCT CGTTTCTTGGTGGCCCAGACCGAGAAG ATCGCTGTAGCACGGGTCCTCACAAGTTTCCTCACGGCACGGATCCCCATG ACCCGGCATTAACCGGTCCGTTACTGGAGCGACACCCATGCGTGAACATAGGCTCGGATATGGCCTATGAGTGGAAGATTCTCCCAAACGGCGGCTTATACGTGCGTGTAGACATGCCGGGTGTTCCCAAAGACAGGTTTACCGTCTCCGTCGTGAATGGGAGAGTGACGGTGACTGGTGATGCTCCTGCCGTTAGCCTTGACTATGGTGGCCGGTTCTACTCCGGTGAGGTGGCTACGCTCGACAGCAATGTTAGCATTCCTGGCCGTAAGATCAAGACCATTGCCAAGAACGGTGTGATCCGTTTGATCATCCCTCCCATCTGA
- the LOC108834564 gene encoding cysteine-rich receptor-like protein kinase 13 isoform X3: MLKHSRQYLNRKMKQRSSLLILCFVLIVASVSAQTCIHNGRNFTPNGTYDANRRLILSSLPSNAAAQDGFYSGSIGQEPSRVYAAGMCIPGAEPNDCSACLKGASDWLVQDCTNQTDAYYWALDPTLCLVRYSNNSFSGSAGYWEIVPQYLVMNTANIDSNLTEFKKIWEGLIHGVIAAASSTRNNLSSSNNHYKADVAALTPFQNIYALMQCTPDVSSGDCDNCLRQSVIDYQSCCGEKTGGYVMRPICFFRWQLFTFSKAFGNITLAAPPSPPPPPLLQPQPSSGGDRAKKIDSVVFIIIIIVVLARGFARKGKSDQQVEFNQTGITSVRSLQFDFKTIEVATNKFSESKRIGRGGFGDVFKGTLPDGKEVAVKRLSRTSEQGEKEFKNEVIVIAKLQHGNLVRLLGFSVKGEERILVYEFVPNKSLNCFLSDPIKQAQLSWTKRFNIIRGIARGILYLHQDSRPKIVHRDLKADNILLEADMNPKISDFGTARIFGMDQTSSITRKIVGTKGYMPPEYICDGQFSMKTDVYSFGVLVLEIICGKKNMSFCSPGPNLVTYAWRLWREETPLELVDPTILDNFPAEEVTRCIHIALLCVQHEPTDRPDVSTIMLMLTSTTIISHVPQPPGSLDASY, encoded by the exons ATGCTTAAGCACTCAAGACAATATCTCAATAGAAAGATGAAGCAGAGGAGTTCCTTACTAATCCTCTGTTTTGTTCTCATTGTTGCTTCAGTTTCAGCACAAACGTGCATACACAACGGGAGGAACTTCACACCCAACGGTACATACGATGCAAACCGCCGTCtcatcctctcttctcttccttccAATGCCGCGGCTCAAGATGGCTTCTACAGCGGTTCCATCGGACAAGAACCTAGTCGAGTCTACGCGGCAGGGATGTGCATCCCTGGAGCAGAACCAAACGATTGTTCCGCTTGTCTAAAAGGTGCATCTGACTGGTTGGTACAAGATTGTACCAACCAGACAGACGCGTATTACTGGGCGCTTGATCCAACTCTTTGCCTTGTCCGTTACTCCAACAATTCTTTTTCAGGATCCGCAGGTTATTGGGAGATCGTACCGCAGTATTTGGTCATGAACACTGCAAATATCGACTCAAATCTAACGGAGTTCAAGAAGATATGGGAAGGATTGATACATGGTGTCATCGCTGCAGCTTCTTCTACAAGGAACAACCTATCATCTAGTAATAACCATTACAAAGCTGATGTTGCAGCTTTGACACCTTTCCAGAATATATACGCACTGATGCAATGCACGCCAGATGTTTCTTCTGGTGATTGTGATAATTGTCTAAGACAAAGCGTGATTGACTACCAGTCCTGTTGTGGGGAGAAGACAGGAGGCTATGTTATGCGTCCAATCTGCTTTTTCCGGTGGCAGTTGTTTACATTCTCTAAGGCTTTTGGTAACATTACATTGGCtgctcctccttctcctcctcctcctcctctgctgCAACCTCAACCATCTTCTGGTGGCGACCGGGCCAAAAAGATAGACAGTG ttgtcttcatcatcattatcatcgTTGTTCTTGCTCGCGGGTTTGCTAGAAAGGGAAAATCAGACCAACAAGTTGAGTTTAATCAAA CTGGTATCACAAGTGTACGCTCCCTACAATTCGATTTCAAGACAATTGAAGTTGCAACAAATAAATTTTCAGAGAGCAAAAGAATTGGCCGAGGTGGATTTGGAGATGTTTTCAAG GGTACATTACCTGATGGAAAAGAAGTTGCAGTGAAGAGGTTGTCAAGAACATCTGAACAAGGTGAGAAAGAGTTCAAGAATGAGGTTATTGTTATCGCAAAACTTCAGCATGGAAATCTTGTTAGACTTCTCGGTTTTTCTGtcaaaggagaagaaagaaTACTCGTCTACGAGTTTGTGCCCAACAAAAGTCTCAACTGTTTCCTCTCTG ACCCAATAAAGCAAGCTCAGTTAAGCTGGACAAAACGGTTCAACATAATCAGGGGAATCGCTAGAGGGATACTATATCTTCATCAAGATTCAAGGCCCAAAATTGTACATCGTGACCTCAAAGCAGATAACATATTATTGGAAGCTGATATGAACCCGAAGATTTCTGATTTTGGGACGGCAAGGATCTTTGGTATGGACCAAACTAGTTCTATCACTAGAAAGATAGTTGGAACTAA AGGTTACATGCCCCCAGAGTATATATGCGACGGGCAATTCTCAATGAAAACCGATGTGTATAGCTTCGGGGTTTTAGTTCTTGAGATTATATGTGGAAAGAAGAACATGAGCTTCTGCTCCCCGGGTCCAAATTTGGTCACATAC GCTTGGAGGTTGTGGAGAGAGGAGACACCATTAGAACTCGTGGATCCAACCATTTTAGATAATTTTCCAGCAGAAGAAGTGACAAGATGCATCCACATTGCACTGCTATGTGTTCAACATGAACCAACAGATCGTCCCGATGTGTCGACAATCATGTTGATGCTCACTAGTACCACCATCATTTCACATGTTCCTCAACCACCTGGATCTCTGGATGCTTCATACTAG
- the LOC108834564 gene encoding cysteine-rich receptor-like protein kinase 13 isoform X1, whose product MLKHSRQYLNRKMKQRSSLLILCFVLIVASVSAQTCIHNGRNFTPNGTYDANRRLILSSLPSNAAAQDGFYSGSIGQEPSRVYAAGMCIPGAEPNDCSACLKGASDWLVQDCTNQTDAYYWALDPTLCLVRYSNNSFSGSAGYWEIVPQYLVMNTANIDSNLTEFKKIWEGLIHGVIAAASSTRNNLSSSNNHYKADVAALTPFQNIYALMQCTPDVSSGDCDNCLRQSVIDYQSCCGEKTGGYVMRPICFFRWQLFTFSKAFGNITLAAPPSPPPPPLLQPQPSSGGDRAKKIDSGSGNISMRTIVAIVVVVIAVVFIIIIIVVLARGFARKGKSDQQVEFNQTGITSVRSLQFDFKTIEVATNKFSESKRIGRGGFGDVFKGTLPDGKEVAVKRLSRTSEQGEKEFKNEVIVIAKLQHGNLVRLLGFSVKGEERILVYEFVPNKSLNCFLSDPIKQAQLSWTKRFNIIRGIARGILYLHQDSRPKIVHRDLKADNILLEADMNPKISDFGTARIFGMDQTSSITRKIVGTKGYMPPEYICDGQFSMKTDVYSFGVLVLEIICGKKNMSFCSPGPNLVTYAWRLWREETPLELVDPTILDNFPAEEVTRCIHIALLCVQHEPTDRPDVSTIMLMLTSTTIISHVPQPPGSLDASY is encoded by the exons ATGCTTAAGCACTCAAGACAATATCTCAATAGAAAGATGAAGCAGAGGAGTTCCTTACTAATCCTCTGTTTTGTTCTCATTGTTGCTTCAGTTTCAGCACAAACGTGCATACACAACGGGAGGAACTTCACACCCAACGGTACATACGATGCAAACCGCCGTCtcatcctctcttctcttccttccAATGCCGCGGCTCAAGATGGCTTCTACAGCGGTTCCATCGGACAAGAACCTAGTCGAGTCTACGCGGCAGGGATGTGCATCCCTGGAGCAGAACCAAACGATTGTTCCGCTTGTCTAAAAGGTGCATCTGACTGGTTGGTACAAGATTGTACCAACCAGACAGACGCGTATTACTGGGCGCTTGATCCAACTCTTTGCCTTGTCCGTTACTCCAACAATTCTTTTTCAGGATCCGCAGGTTATTGGGAGATCGTACCGCAGTATTTGGTCATGAACACTGCAAATATCGACTCAAATCTAACGGAGTTCAAGAAGATATGGGAAGGATTGATACATGGTGTCATCGCTGCAGCTTCTTCTACAAGGAACAACCTATCATCTAGTAATAACCATTACAAAGCTGATGTTGCAGCTTTGACACCTTTCCAGAATATATACGCACTGATGCAATGCACGCCAGATGTTTCTTCTGGTGATTGTGATAATTGTCTAAGACAAAGCGTGATTGACTACCAGTCCTGTTGTGGGGAGAAGACAGGAGGCTATGTTATGCGTCCAATCTGCTTTTTCCGGTGGCAGTTGTTTACATTCTCTAAGGCTTTTGGTAACATTACATTGGCtgctcctccttctcctcctcctcctcctctgctgCAACCTCAACCATCTTCTGGTGGCGACCGGGCCAAAAAGATAGACAGTG GCAGCGGAAATATCTCAATGAGAACTATTGTAGCAatagttgttgttgttattgcagttgtcttcatcatcattatcatcgTTGTTCTTGCTCGCGGGTTTGCTAGAAAGGGAAAATCAGACCAACAAGTTGAGTTTAATCAAA CTGGTATCACAAGTGTACGCTCCCTACAATTCGATTTCAAGACAATTGAAGTTGCAACAAATAAATTTTCAGAGAGCAAAAGAATTGGCCGAGGTGGATTTGGAGATGTTTTCAAG GGTACATTACCTGATGGAAAAGAAGTTGCAGTGAAGAGGTTGTCAAGAACATCTGAACAAGGTGAGAAAGAGTTCAAGAATGAGGTTATTGTTATCGCAAAACTTCAGCATGGAAATCTTGTTAGACTTCTCGGTTTTTCTGtcaaaggagaagaaagaaTACTCGTCTACGAGTTTGTGCCCAACAAAAGTCTCAACTGTTTCCTCTCTG ACCCAATAAAGCAAGCTCAGTTAAGCTGGACAAAACGGTTCAACATAATCAGGGGAATCGCTAGAGGGATACTATATCTTCATCAAGATTCAAGGCCCAAAATTGTACATCGTGACCTCAAAGCAGATAACATATTATTGGAAGCTGATATGAACCCGAAGATTTCTGATTTTGGGACGGCAAGGATCTTTGGTATGGACCAAACTAGTTCTATCACTAGAAAGATAGTTGGAACTAA AGGTTACATGCCCCCAGAGTATATATGCGACGGGCAATTCTCAATGAAAACCGATGTGTATAGCTTCGGGGTTTTAGTTCTTGAGATTATATGTGGAAAGAAGAACATGAGCTTCTGCTCCCCGGGTCCAAATTTGGTCACATAC GCTTGGAGGTTGTGGAGAGAGGAGACACCATTAGAACTCGTGGATCCAACCATTTTAGATAATTTTCCAGCAGAAGAAGTGACAAGATGCATCCACATTGCACTGCTATGTGTTCAACATGAACCAACAGATCGTCCCGATGTGTCGACAATCATGTTGATGCTCACTAGTACCACCATCATTTCACATGTTCCTCAACCACCTGGATCTCTGGATGCTTCATACTAG
- the LOC108834564 gene encoding cysteine-rich receptor-like protein kinase 13 isoform X2, with protein MLKHSRQYLNRKMKQRSSLLILCFVLIVASVSAQTCIHNGRNFTPNGTYDANRRLILSSLPSNAAAQDGFYSGSIGQEPSRVYAAGMCIPGAEPNDCSACLKGASDWLVQDCTNQTDAYYWALDPTLCLVRYSNNSFSGSAGYWEIVPQYLVMNTANIDSNLTEFKKIWEGLIHGVIAAASSTRNNLSSSNNHYKADVAALTPFQNIYALMQCTPDVSSGDCDNCLRQSVIDYQSCCGEKTGGYVMRPICFFRWQLFTFSKAFGNITLAAPPSPPPPPLLQPQPSSGGDRAKKIDSSGNISMRTIVAIVVVVIAVVFIIIIIVVLARGFARKGKSDQQVEFNQTGITSVRSLQFDFKTIEVATNKFSESKRIGRGGFGDVFKGTLPDGKEVAVKRLSRTSEQGEKEFKNEVIVIAKLQHGNLVRLLGFSVKGEERILVYEFVPNKSLNCFLSDPIKQAQLSWTKRFNIIRGIARGILYLHQDSRPKIVHRDLKADNILLEADMNPKISDFGTARIFGMDQTSSITRKIVGTKGYMPPEYICDGQFSMKTDVYSFGVLVLEIICGKKNMSFCSPGPNLVTYAWRLWREETPLELVDPTILDNFPAEEVTRCIHIALLCVQHEPTDRPDVSTIMLMLTSTTIISHVPQPPGSLDASY; from the exons ATGCTTAAGCACTCAAGACAATATCTCAATAGAAAGATGAAGCAGAGGAGTTCCTTACTAATCCTCTGTTTTGTTCTCATTGTTGCTTCAGTTTCAGCACAAACGTGCATACACAACGGGAGGAACTTCACACCCAACGGTACATACGATGCAAACCGCCGTCtcatcctctcttctcttccttccAATGCCGCGGCTCAAGATGGCTTCTACAGCGGTTCCATCGGACAAGAACCTAGTCGAGTCTACGCGGCAGGGATGTGCATCCCTGGAGCAGAACCAAACGATTGTTCCGCTTGTCTAAAAGGTGCATCTGACTGGTTGGTACAAGATTGTACCAACCAGACAGACGCGTATTACTGGGCGCTTGATCCAACTCTTTGCCTTGTCCGTTACTCCAACAATTCTTTTTCAGGATCCGCAGGTTATTGGGAGATCGTACCGCAGTATTTGGTCATGAACACTGCAAATATCGACTCAAATCTAACGGAGTTCAAGAAGATATGGGAAGGATTGATACATGGTGTCATCGCTGCAGCTTCTTCTACAAGGAACAACCTATCATCTAGTAATAACCATTACAAAGCTGATGTTGCAGCTTTGACACCTTTCCAGAATATATACGCACTGATGCAATGCACGCCAGATGTTTCTTCTGGTGATTGTGATAATTGTCTAAGACAAAGCGTGATTGACTACCAGTCCTGTTGTGGGGAGAAGACAGGAGGCTATGTTATGCGTCCAATCTGCTTTTTCCGGTGGCAGTTGTTTACATTCTCTAAGGCTTTTGGTAACATTACATTGGCtgctcctccttctcctcctcctcctcctctgctgCAACCTCAACCATCTTCTGGTGGCGACCGGGCCAAAAAGATAGACA GCAGCGGAAATATCTCAATGAGAACTATTGTAGCAatagttgttgttgttattgcagttgtcttcatcatcattatcatcgTTGTTCTTGCTCGCGGGTTTGCTAGAAAGGGAAAATCAGACCAACAAGTTGAGTTTAATCAAA CTGGTATCACAAGTGTACGCTCCCTACAATTCGATTTCAAGACAATTGAAGTTGCAACAAATAAATTTTCAGAGAGCAAAAGAATTGGCCGAGGTGGATTTGGAGATGTTTTCAAG GGTACATTACCTGATGGAAAAGAAGTTGCAGTGAAGAGGTTGTCAAGAACATCTGAACAAGGTGAGAAAGAGTTCAAGAATGAGGTTATTGTTATCGCAAAACTTCAGCATGGAAATCTTGTTAGACTTCTCGGTTTTTCTGtcaaaggagaagaaagaaTACTCGTCTACGAGTTTGTGCCCAACAAAAGTCTCAACTGTTTCCTCTCTG ACCCAATAAAGCAAGCTCAGTTAAGCTGGACAAAACGGTTCAACATAATCAGGGGAATCGCTAGAGGGATACTATATCTTCATCAAGATTCAAGGCCCAAAATTGTACATCGTGACCTCAAAGCAGATAACATATTATTGGAAGCTGATATGAACCCGAAGATTTCTGATTTTGGGACGGCAAGGATCTTTGGTATGGACCAAACTAGTTCTATCACTAGAAAGATAGTTGGAACTAA AGGTTACATGCCCCCAGAGTATATATGCGACGGGCAATTCTCAATGAAAACCGATGTGTATAGCTTCGGGGTTTTAGTTCTTGAGATTATATGTGGAAAGAAGAACATGAGCTTCTGCTCCCCGGGTCCAAATTTGGTCACATAC GCTTGGAGGTTGTGGAGAGAGGAGACACCATTAGAACTCGTGGATCCAACCATTTTAGATAATTTTCCAGCAGAAGAAGTGACAAGATGCATCCACATTGCACTGCTATGTGTTCAACATGAACCAACAGATCGTCCCGATGTGTCGACAATCATGTTGATGCTCACTAGTACCACCATCATTTCACATGTTCCTCAACCACCTGGATCTCTGGATGCTTCATACTAG